One part of the Dermacentor silvarum isolate Dsil-2018 chromosome 6, BIME_Dsil_1.4, whole genome shotgun sequence genome encodes these proteins:
- the LOC125946352 gene encoding acetylcholinesterase-1-like gives MLWLHGGSFRIGSANLDVYDGSVLASYGQMVVVSTNYRLGAFGFMNANTSDVPGNVGLWDQYLALRWLHENVGAFGGDVAGSLAADQGARQKDHHAERDTAVAPASGERKWHSRCVEAGARPRSMRRLPLW, from the coding sequence ATGTTGTGGCTGCACGGAGGCTCGTTCAGAATTGGGTCGGCCAACCTAGACGTGTACGACGGCAGCGTTCTGGCCAGTTACGGACAGATGGTCGTCGTGTCGACGAACTACAGGCTCGGCGCCTTCGGTTTCATGAATGCCAACACGTCCGACGTGCCGGGAAACGTGGGCCTGTGGGACCAGTACCTCGCGCTGCGATGGCTGCACGAAAACGTCGGCGCGTTCGGCGGCGACGTTGCTGGCTCTCTCGCCGCTGACCAAGGGGCTCGTCAGAAGGACCATCATGCAGAGCGGGACACCGCGGTGGCCCCTGCATCTGGAGAACGAAAGTGGCACAGCCGCTGCGTTGAGGCGGGCGCTCGACCTCGCTCGATGCGTAGATTGCCTCTCTGGTGA
- the LOC119455173 gene encoding acetylcholinesterase-1-like — MIGTNVRDGAILFFMGSDADGVDSNWTSSSAGIYVVFGRAYIAHVFAGFPKAVVERITERYLGTLSKRSAPEDVFAALVSSDGHFMFNCPTLFLADSFLSRVNVLLTYKFAHPTLPAPWPEEFEATHSDEYQFVFGAPLRHPGRYSTEDVLMSETIMSAWASFAHTGTPQFPGRKAWPRYDKQNRSYVAFQHGSVAVNRGLEGRNCDFWKGLI; from the exons ATGATAGGGACGAACGTGCGAGATGGTGCCATTCTGTTTTTCATGGGAAGTGATGCGGACGGCGTCGATAGCAACTGGACGAGTTCCTCAGCGGGAATTTACGTGGTGTTCGGACGCGCCTATATTGCCCACGTATTTGCTGGCTTCCCGAAAGCTGTCGTTGAACGAATCACCGAGCGCTACTTGGGAACCTTAAGCAAGCGGTCTGCTCCCGAAGATGTCTTCGCCGCGCTGGTGTCTTCCGACGGTCACTTCATGTTCAACTGCCCAACACTGTTTCTTGCTGATTCCTTCTTAAGTCGAGTTAACGTCCTGCTCACGTACAAATTTGCGCACCCCACCTTGCCCGCTCCATGGCCGGAAGAATTCGAGGCTACCCATTCAGACGAGTACCAGTTCGTGTTCGGCGCACCACTGCGTCATCCGGGAAGATACTCGACGGAAGACGTTCTCATGAGCGAGACGATCATGTCGGCATGGGCTAGTTTTGCACACACGGG GACTCCCCAGTTTCCTGGTCGGAAAGCATGGCCTCGGTACGACAAGCAGAATCGCTCCTACGTGGCATTTCAACACGGCTCAGTCGCAGTGAATCGCGGTCTGGAGGGCCGAAACTGCGATTTTTGGAAGGGGCTCATCTGA
- the LOC119456156 gene encoding acetylcholinesterase-1, with translation MASLLWIAYKIALLCLVIHAAWASDATEVVIGRTIPNDSKTAPMVTTRTGAISGETVEYLDKSVNVFLGIPYAEPPVGHLRLRKPLPIEPWVGTLNATKRPNQCPQNPFGWPPMPGKSFNCSEDCLYLNIWAPAQTDSAELRNVMVWIHGGDFVLGSSSWDFYDGGMLAAYGEVVVVSMNYRLGRLGFLNAASDEAPGNQGLHDQNMALRWIRDNIVFFGGNKSAVTLFGQDAGAASISMHMISPLSTGLFKRAILQSGGPFWKLRTSSMMEGHVPLNTKSVKRVRNCTMRTRKQIDDEFEKALADAVLRRGVEDVYHMYGPTFDNEFLPLNPHMAFSMGLFNEADVLIGSNLNEGAWEFLRHMRWRTFVNSSEFTSLKLLNYIKLFFNEYGFRKHLGSQATEGVYYYFASNLRGLDVLHNRQHVFEFIGDYLYTCPTKYFAEALADHNATVYFYRFSHATARQERPMWASATHFDEIPFVFGRPLRHPERYTTVEKELSVAMMDAWVSFAKNGKPKTPSGEPWPKYSTKRPLYLDMTSKGFITETGPRTEGCSFWRTFHNFDLWRNTARMDF, from the exons ATGGCTAGCCTCCTCTGGATCGCGTACAAGATCGCTCTGCTCTGCCTGGTGATTCACGCCGCATGGGCATCCGATGCCACCGAAGTAGTCATCGGTCGCACAATACCGAACGACTCCAAGACCGCTCCCATGGTGACAACTCGGACCGGTGCCATTTCCGGAGAAACAGTCGAATACCTGGACAAGAGCGTGAACGTGTTCCTCGGTATTCCCTATGCTGAACCTCCCGTTGGGCATCTGCGCCTGCGGAAGCCTCTGCCAATCGAGCCCTGGGTGGGAACGCTGAACGCAACCAAGCGGCCGAACCAGTGCCCTCAGAACCCTTTCGGCTGGCCTCCGATGCCGGGCAAGTCGTTCAACTGCAGCGAGGACTGTCTCTACCTCAACATATGGGCGCCCGCGCAAACGGACTCTGCCGAACTACGGAACGTCATGGTGTGGATTCATGGCGGCGACTTCGTGCTGGGCTCGTCTAGCTGGGATTTCTACGACGGCGGCATGCTCGCTGCGTACGGGGAAGTCGTCGTGGTCTCCATGAACTACCGGCTCGGGAGGCTCGGTTTTCTGAATGCAGCCTCAGACGAGGCTCCCGGTAACCAGGGTTTGCACGACCAGAACATGGCCCTGCGGTGGATAAGGGATAACATTGTCTTCTTCGGTGGCAACAAGAGCGCCGTGACTCTGTTCGGGCAGGACGCGGGTGCGGCTTCGATATCCATGCACATGATATCTCCGCTAAGCACGGGGCTCTTCAAACGCGCCATCCTGCAGAGCGGAGGACCCTTCTGGAAGCTACGGACTAGTTCCATGATGGAAGGTCACGTGCCGCTCAACACGAAGTCCGTGAAGAGGGTGCGCAACTGCACGATGAGAACACGGAAGCAGATCGACGACGAGTTCGAGAAGGCACTCGCCGACGCGGTTCTGCGGCGTGGCGTCGAAGACGTCTACCACATGTACGGCCCGACGTTTGACAACGAGTTTCTCCCGCTGAACCCACACATGGCGTTCAGCATGGGACTCTTCAACGAAGCCGACGTCCTGATCGGGTCGAACCTCAACGAAGGCGCGTGGGAGTTCTTGCGACACATGAGATGGAGGACGTTCGTGAACTCATCCGAGTTCACTTCTCTAAAATTGTTGAACTATATAAAACTGTTCTTTAACGAGTATGGCTTCAGAAAGCACTTGGGCTCGCAAGCCACAGAGGGTGTATATTACTACTTCGCTTCAAATTTGAGAGGCCTGGATGTTCTGCACAACAGGCAACACGTTTTCGAATTCATCGGCGACTACCTGTACACGTGTCCGACGAAGTATTTCGCCGAGGCCCTTGCTGACCACAACGCGACGGTTTACTTCTATCGGTTCAGCCACGCCACTGCAAGGCAGGAGAGACCCATGTGGGCTTCGGCGACCCACTTCGACGAGATCCCGTTCGTCTTCGGCCGACCACTTCGCCACCCCGAAAGGTATACGACTGTGGAAAAGGAGCTAAGTGTCGCCATGATGGACGCCTGGGTATCCTTTGCAAAGAATGG GAAACCAAAAACGCCGTCTGGAGAGCCGTGGCCCAAGTACTCGACAAAGCGGCCATTGTACCTCGACATGACATCTAAGGGCTTCATCACAGAGACAGGACCTAGAACAGAAGGTTGTTCTTTCTGGAGGACGTTTCACAACTTCGATCTCTGGCGTAACACTGCTAGGATGGATTTCTGA
- the LOC119456157 gene encoding acetylcholinesterase-1 — MSIHAAIVIVLLFVTDESLSSAYKLTKHDPVVKTQSGLIRGFKEDVFGVPVEIFLGIPYAEPPVGSLRFMRPVPVKPWYREQKAMFLPPSCVQPSVYFNDFINITGDERSEDCLYLNIWAPARETFESKDQLKAVMVFFHGGAFFFGSTNWHFYDGSKLAALGNVLVVTVNYRLGPFGFMNARDPPISMGNQGLHDQNLAMRWVKQNIRYFGGNDDLITLFGQSAGAISIGYHLVSPSSKGLFKRAIMQSGSPYWTIGKMENEDSFTKAAMKLNCVDRGVEKVTDFDSVLGCLQKKNASDILKALESRNGRVRLTYHPDHGDDLIPEEVSKAIRSGFANDVDLLIGAVKDEGSVFIEYYMSPVLDFMDVSQIQKGTMDVYFMLLFRFLHEKNVHQIREFYLESATEEPSSFLRNSSNAMGDFAFLCPLMYFAEDYAKRNNSVYFYEFAHRPSYSWNAPWAGVAHFDELPFVFGYTLDNDLFNITQEERAFTLFLMYTWTHFAKTGQVPPINGKTWPRFSASDPSYAELNLPESDIKSPVSDQRCEFWRSRFCGQDKTTTAR, encoded by the exons ATGTCGATACATGCTGCAATAGTCATCGTGTTGCTGTTTGTCACAGACGAGTCATTATCGTCAGCTTACAAGCTCACGAAGCATGATCCTGTGGTGAAGACTCAATCGGGCCTGATTCGCGGATTCAAGGAAGATGTATTCGGGGTGCCCGTCGAAATCTTCCTCGGAATCCCGTACGCAGAGCCACCGGTCGGAAGCCTGCGCTTCATGCGCCCAGTGCCCGTAAAACCGTGGTATCGAGAGCAGAAGGCGATGTTCCTCCCGCCCTCGTGTGTTCAGCCCTCGGTGTACTTCAACGATTTCATCAACATAACAGGCGACGAGCGCAGCGAAGACTGCCTCTATCTCAACATATGGGCGCCGGCGCGTGAGACTTTCGAGTCGAAGGACCAGCTGAAAGCCGTCATGGTTTTCTTTCACGGAGGAGCGTTCTTCTTCGGCAGCACCAACTGGCACTTCTACGACGGCTCCAAACTCGCCGCCTTGGGTAATGTGTTGGTCGTGACCGTAAACTACAGACTTGGACCGTTCGGCTTCATGAACGCGAGGGACCCACCCATTTCTATGGGGAACCAAGGGCTTCACGACCAGAACCTCGCAATGCGCTGGGTCAAGCAGAACATTCGTTACTTCGGTGGCAACGACGACCTCATCACTTTGTTCGGACAGAGTGCCGGTGCCATATCCATCGGCTACCACCTTGTCTCGCCTTCTAGCAAAGGACTCTTCAAGAGGGCCATCATGCAGAGTGGCAGCCCTTACTGGACGATAGGTAAGATGGAGAATGAGGACAGCTTCACCAAGGCGGCCATGAAGCTCAACTGCGTCGACCGCGGCGTGGAAAAAGTGACCGACTTCGATTCCGTCTTGGGCTGCCTGCAGAAGAAAAACGCCTCGGACATTCTCAAAGCGCTCGAATCGAGGAACGGCCGCGTCCGGCTGACCTATCACCCTGATCACGGCGACGATCTCATTCCCGAAGAAGTGTCGAAGGCCATAAGAAGTGGCTTCGCGAATGACGTCGATCTCCTCATTGGTGCCGTTAAGGATGAAGGAAGCGTATTCATAGAGTACTACATGTCGCCAGTCCTGGACTTCATGGACGTGTCCCAGATCCAGAAGGGAACCATGGACGTGTATTTCATGTTGCTGTTTAGGTTCCTTCATGAGAAAAACGTTCACCAAATACGGGAATTCTACCTCGAATCGGCTACCGAAGAACCCAGCAGTTTCTTAAGAAATTCTTCCAATGCTATGGGAGACTTCGCCTTCCTCTGCCCTCTCATGTACTTCGCCGAAGACTACGCCAAGAGGAATAACAGCGTCTACTTTTACGAGTTCGCCCACCGACCGAGTTATTCCTGGAACGCACCGTGGGCGGGCGTAGCCCACTTTGACGAGTTACCGTTCGTGTTTGGCTACACCTTGGACAACGATCTCTTCAACATAACGCAAGAGGAAAGGGCGTTCACTCTCTTCCTCATGTACACCTGGACGCATTTTGCGAAAACTGG GCAAGTACCTCCTATCAACGGCAAAACGTGGCCTCGGTTCAGCGCTTCCGACCCGAGCTACGCTGAGCTAAACCTTCCGGAATCGGATATCAAGTCGCCCGTCTCCGACCAACGATGCGAGTTCTGGCGGTCTCGATTTTGCGGACAGGACAAGACAACGACAGCGCGCTGA